A genomic segment from Nicotiana tabacum cultivar K326 chromosome 7, ASM71507v2, whole genome shotgun sequence encodes:
- the LOC107800538 gene encoding serine/threonine receptor-like kinase NFP has protein sequence MVKNQDYKKNNKNFCIYKLLISINNLNMSFFTKPKQTKKMRIKPMYGTFSLLFFFIFLFYNQNSCDAQDAPSTTGYSCNPSQFYPCQTYVFYRATGPEFLDLASIGDLFSVSRLMIAKPSNISTPNTTLVNDQSLLVPITCSCKNINTTLGNISYAGLNYSFNSGDTMYRISTIKFQNLTNYQYVEAVNPTVVPENIQIGQAIEFPIFCKCPNRTQTQPQNQTQPRYLISYVFQPFDNISSIASRFGTTPQSIREINGNNPKIFDILFIPLSKLPNITQPTATNATQPPPPTNTPTVQENDRKGTVIGLAIGLGICGLLLILVFGLWGYREKSTKREKFSDVERQKSLYFGSKKESLNKDVEVNLMADVSDCLDKYKMYTIEQLWEATDGFDERCLIQGSVYKGIIDGEVFAIKKMKWNAREELKILQKVNHGNLVKLEGFCIDPKEANCYLVYEYVENGSLHSWLHEDKKEKLSWKTRLKIAIDVANGLLYIHEHTRPRVVHKDIKSSNILLDSNMRAKVANFGLAKSGCNAITMHIVGTQGYIAPEYLTDGIVSIKMDVFSFGVVLLELMSGREAIDDEGKVLWAKVGEILEGSEERKLKKLQEWMDDSLLREECTMESVMNVMSVAISCLNKDPSKRPSMVEIVYALSKSIDLFSDVSEEGFSPRQVTAR, from the exons ATGGTCAAAAACCAAGACTATAAGAAAAACAACAAGAATTTCTGTATATATAAACTTCTTATCTCCATTAATAATTTAAACATGTCTTTCTTCacaaaaccaaaacaaaccaaGAAAATGAGAATCAAGCCTATGTACGGtactttttcacttcttttcttcttcatcttcctctttTATAACCAAAATTCATGTGATGCACAAGATGCACCAAGTACAACAGGCTATAGCTGCAATCCAAGCCAATTCTATCCATGTCAAACATATGTCTTTTACAGAGCAACAGGACCAGAATTTCTTGATTTAGCCTCAATTGGTGACCTTTTCTCAGTAAGTAGGCTTATGATTGCAAAACCTAGTAATATTTCTACCCCAAACACAACCCTAGTTAATGACCAATCCCTCTTAGTACCAATCACATGTTCTTGTAAAAACATCAACACCACTCTTGGTAACATCTCATATGCTGGCCTTAACTATAGTTTCAACTCAGGTGATACTATGTACAGGATCTCAACTATTAAGTTCCAAAACCTTACAAATTATCAATATGTTGAGGCTGTTAATCCAACTGTTGTACCAGAAAATATTCAAATAGGTCAAGCTATAGAATTCCCAATTTTTTGTAAGTGTCCAAACAGAACACAAACACAACCCCAAAACCAAACCCAACCAAGATATCTTATTAGTTATGTATTTCAACCTTTTGACAATATTTCTTCAATTGCTTCAAGATTTGGAACAACCCCACAATCTATAAgagaaattaatggaaataatcCCAAGATTTTTGATATCCTTTTCATTCCACTGTCTAAACTTCCTAATATTACACAGCCAACAGCTACAAATGCAACCCAACCTCCTCCACCAACAAATACACCAACAGTACAAGAAAATGACAGAAAAGGAACAGTCATAGGATTAGCTATTGGTTTAGGAATTTGTGGGCTGCTACTGATTTTGGTCTTTGGTTTATGGGGTTATAGAGAGAAgtcaacaaagagagaaaagttTAGTGATGTGGAAAGGCAGAAAAGTTTATATTTTGGATCAAAAAAGGAGTCTTTAAATAAAGATGTTGAAGTGAATTTAATGGCTGATGTTTCAGACTGTTTGGATAAGTATAAAATGTATACAATTGAACAACTTTGGGAAGCAACAGATGGATTTGATGAACGGTGTTTGATTCAAGGGTCTGTGTATAAAGGTATAATTGATGGAGAAGTGTTTGCAATCAAGAAAATGAAGTGGAATGCCCGAGAAGAACTCAAAATCCTGCAAAAg gTGAACCATGGGAATTTAGTGAAGCTAGAGGGTTTTTGCATAGACCCTAAAGAAGCAAATTGCTATTTAGTTTATGAATATGTTGAGAATGGTTCACTACATTCGTGGCTTCACGaggacaaaaaagaaaaattgagttGGAAAACAAGGTTAAAAATTGCCATTGATGTTGCAAATGGTCTTTTATATATCCATGAACACACAAGGCCAAGGGTTGTACACAAAGATATCAAGAGTAGCAACATTCTCTTAGACTCAAACATGAGAGCCAAAGTTGCCAATTTTGGACTTGCTAAATCAGGCTGCAATGCGATAACGATGCACATTGTTGGAACTCAGGGTTACATTGCCCCCGAGTATCTCACTGATGGTATTGTATCGATTAAAATGGATGTTTTCTCATTCGGGGTGGTGTTGCTCGAGCTTATGTCAGGGAGAGAAGCCATCGACGATGAAGGGAAAGTTTTATGGGCGAAAGTTGGCGAAATTTTGGAAGGGAGTGAAGAgagaaaactgaagaaattgCAAGAATGGATGGATGATAGTCTTCTTAGGGAGGAATGTACAATGGAGAGTGTTATGAATGTGATGTCTGTGGCCATTTCTTGTTTGAATAAAGATCCTTCAAAAAGGCCTAGTATGGTGGAAATTGTCTATGCTTTGTCCAAAAGTATTGATCTGTTTTCTGATGTATCAGAGGAGGGATTCTCTCCGAGGCAAGTGACAGCAAGATAG
- the LOC107800540 gene encoding transcription factor UNE12 encodes MPTKARKAKTESFHSISVPQNPLLTSSRREKTFFSPEIISGMATNQPEGYADDFLEQILAIPSYTGLPPVADVGTSSETTSFTSASAAASGLQQPLFPLGLSLDNGRDDVSDAGAYAVKHEREGINIGNLYAGLEHLQSHAVRHAVPPVHHIQPFQGQPTTSTTVTVPHPPVIRPRVRARRGQATDPHSIAERLRRERISERIKALQELVPSCNKTDRAAMLDEILDYVKFLRLQVKVLSMSRLGGASAVAQLVADIPLQSVEGDSAESRSNQHIWEKWSNVDTEQEVAKLMEEDVGAAMQYLQSKSLCIMPISLAALIYPTQQPDDLSMVKPEPAAPS; translated from the exons ATGCCCACAAAAGCACGAAAAGCCAAAACAGAGTCATTCCATTCCATTTCCGTTCCTCAAAACCCTTTATTAACTTCTTCTCGCCGGGAAAAAACATTTTTCTCGCCGGAGATAATCTCCGGCATGGCGACAAACCAACCGGAGGGCTATGCCGACGATTTCCTAGAGCAAATTCTCGCGATTCCTTCCTACACTGGCTTGCCGCCGGTAGCTGACGTCGGGACTTCATCAGAAACGACGTCGTTCACTTCGGCATCTGCTGCTGCTTCTGGTCTACAGCAACCGTTGTTCCCGTTGGGACTTAGCTTGGATAACGGCCGTGATGACGTCAGCGATGCTGGTGCTTATGCAGTGAAGCAT GAAAGAGAAGGAATAAATATCGGGAATTTATATGCTGGTCTAGAACATTTGCAATCTCATGCAGTTCGTCACGCTGTGCCTCCTGTTCACCATATCCAG CCTTTCCAAGGCCAACCAACAACAAGCACAACAGTAACTGTACCGCACCCACCAGTAATTCGTCCTAGGGTTCGAGCTCGGAGGGGACAAGCCACAGATCCACATAGCATAGCTGAGAGG TTGAGACGAGAGAGGATATCAGAAAGAATAAAGGCTTTGCAAGAACTTGTCCCCAGCTGCAATAAG ACCGATAGGGCCGCAATGCTTGatgagattctggactatgtgaaGTTCTTAAGGCTTCAAGTTAAG GTACTGAGCATGAGTAGGCTGGGAGGAGCCAGTGCAGTGGCACAACTTGTTGCTGACATTCCGTTGCAATCTGTGGAG GGGGACAGTGCCGAAAGTAGATCCAACCAGCATATCTGGGAAAAGTGGTCCAATGTCGACACAGAACAAGAGGTCGCTAAGCTCATGGAGGAAGATGTTGGAGCAGCCATGCAATACCTTCAGTCCAAATCACTCTGCATCATGCCCATATCACTTGCTGCACTTATCTATCCTACTCAGCAACCGGATGACCTGTCAATGGTCAAGCCGGAACCGGCAGCCCCGTCATAG